The Girardinichthys multiradiatus isolate DD_20200921_A chromosome 6, DD_fGirMul_XY1, whole genome shotgun sequence genome window below encodes:
- the LOC124870222 gene encoding zinc transporter ZIP6-like has protein sequence MMNEQMSAAILAVMLLFTASGVLAASDCSPSTTEAPGGSRFLSAVVDSQRAEQSRREHLEALFHRYGENGTISLDGLKRLMRSVGLGRIRNIMVKHREQAGHHHDHHHQHGHHHYHHHVHRNRTANQNRTEESDSHLDLHQMKPNISAPAGQDVRTTSGKGAGLLVKTQKRSLDGAGPSGEGTATAVKERPAQTAAENHHHGHDHDHHHDHHHGHGHDHDHHHDHDDQDQDHLQNRSLDTEECLNASGLLFSHGMSQDGVVALGDFVYLCPALLNQIDSGACLLHGDASRYEDRGHKHSHSHHGDHNHSEHGGGETTKHITAAWVGGFLAITIISMLSLLGVVLIPLMNKVFFKFLLSFLVALAVGTLSGDAFLHLIPHSQGSHQHHHHEEPGVDLEEHHLHEGNGENLDGMWKGLTALGGVYFMFLIEHFLTLGKMYKDKKQKIQKKWDQNVKSDPEKQPALEESEVKPSEDVETNGASTFVDHSSSVAEEEQVMLTPQVSIVSPESYGQPSGGAAGYLAEDCENKCHSHFHDTVGQADSMHHHHHDYHHILHHHHSQNHHPHSHSHSYSEQHFQQAGVATLAWMVIMGDGLHNFSDGLAIGAAFTESLSSGLSTSVAVFCHELPHELGDFAVLLKAGMTVRQAILYNVLSAMMAYLGMVTGILIGHYAENICMWIFALTAGLFMYVALVDMVPEMLHNDAGDNGFSHCGFFLLQNAGILLGFCIMLLIAMFEHKIQLDLGY, from the exons ATGATGAACGAGCAGATGAGTGCAGCCATCCTGGCTGTGATGCTTTTGTTCACTGCGAGCGGCGTTTTGGCAGCTTCAGACTGCTCCCCATCCACCACGGAGGCTCCCGGCGGCTCCCGGTTCCTGTCGGCTGTGGTTGACTCTCAGAGAGCCGAGCAGAGCAGGAGGGAACACCTGGAGGCGCTGTTCCACAG GTACGGAGAAAACGGAACCATCTCTCTGGATGGTCTGAAGCGTCTGATGCGGAGCGTCGGTCTCGGTCGGATCAGGAATATCATGGTGAAGCACCGGGAACAAGCAGGCCACCACCATGATCATCATCACCAACATGGTCACCACCACTATCACCACCATGTCCACAGGAACCGGACTGCAAATCAGAACAGAACTGAGGAATCGGACAGTCACCTCGACCTGCACCAGATGAAACCCAACATCTCAGCACCGGCAGGTCAGGATGTCAGAACCACATCGGGGAAAGGCGCCGGTTTGTtggtgaaaacacaaaagagaAGCTTGGATGGAGCGGGTCCATCTGGAGAAGGAACCGCCACGGCCGTTAAAGAGAGGCCAGCACAGACGGCTGCAGAAAATCACCATCATGGTCATGACCACGATCACCATCACGACCACCATCACGGTCATGGTCATGACCACGATCACCATCACGACCATGATGACCAGGATCAGGATCATCTGCAGAACCGCAGCCTGGACACTGAAGAG TGTTTGAACGCCTCTGGTCTCCTCTTCTCACACGGGATGTCACAAGACGGGGTCGTCGCCCTCGGAGACTTCGTCTACCTGTGCCCCGCCCTCCTCAACCAGATCGACAGTGGGGCGTGTCTCCTGCATGGAGACGCCTCCCGCTATGAGGACAGAG GGCATAAACATTCTCACAGTCACCATGGAGACCATAACCACAGCGAGCACGGCGGCGGAGAAACCACCAAGCACATCACGGCAG CGTGGGTCGGCGGCTTCCTCGCCATCACCATCATCAGTATGCTCTCCCTGCTCGGCGTCGTCCTCATCCCGCTCATGAACAAAGTCTTCTTCAAGTTCCTCCTCAGCTTCCTGGTGGCGCTGGCTGTGGGAACGCTGAGCGGCGACGCCTTCCTGCACCTCATACCTCAC TCTCAGGGAAGCCATCAGCACCATCACCATGAGGAGCCTGGTGTGGACCTCGAAGAACATCACCTCCATGAAGGAAATGGGGAAAACCTGGATGGCATGTGGAAAGGCCTGACCGCTCTGGGAGGAGTCTACTTCATGTTCCTGATTGAACACTTCCTGACGCTGGGAAAAATGTACAAAGACAAGAAACAGAAG ATCCAGAAGAAATGGGACCAGAACGTTAAGTCAGATCCAGAGAAGCAGCCCGCTCTGGAGGAGAGCGAGGTGAAGCCAAGTGAAG ACGTGGAGACTAACGGCGCCAGCACGTTTGTCGACCACTCCAGCAGCGTGGCGGAGGAGGAGCAGGTGATGTTGACGCCGCAGGTCTCCATTGTCTCGCCAGAGAGCTATGGCCAACCTTCAGGTGGCGCCGCAGGGTACTTAGCGGAGGACTGCGAGAACAAATGCCACTCCCACTTCCATGACACGGTGGGCCAGGCCGACAGCATGCATCACCATCACCATGACTACCACCACATCCTGCATCACCACCACTCCCAGAACCACCACCCGCACAGCCACTCCCACTCGTACTCGGAGCAGCACTTCCAGCAGGCCGGAGTGGCCACGCTCGCTTGGATGGTCATCATGGGTGACGGGCTGCACAACTTCAGCGACGGCCTCGCCATCG GAGCTGCCTTCACTGAGAGTCTGTCCAGTGGACTCAGTACGTCTGTGGCCGTTTTCTGCCATGAGTTGCCTCATGAGTTGG GTGACTTTGCGGTGCTCTTGAAGGCGGGCATGACGGTGCGTCAGGCCATCCTTTACAACGTGCTGTCGGCCATGATGGCCTACCTCGGCATGGTGACGGGCATTTTGATCGGACACTACGCTGAAAACATCTGCATGTGGATCTTCGCCCTCACGGCCGGGCTCTTCATGTACGTGGCTCTCGTGGACATG GTGCCAGAGATGCTGCACAACGACGCCGGGGACAACGGCTTCAGCCACTGTGGCTTCTTCCTCCTGCAGAACGCCGGCATCCTGCTGGGCTTCTGCATCATGCTGCTCATCGCTATGTTCGAGCATAAAATCCAGCTGGATCTGGGATACTGA
- the LOC124870140 gene encoding uncharacterized protein LOC124870140 has product MDSERMIEVATLGRPFSLGMLYDCRQDTVIPGLTLWDCADLEKDTRESPKPNSDFEIVASESIEDKSSSLAVEASLKASFLGGLVKVEGSAKYLNDQMTSKNQARVTLKYKTTTKFQELSMNHLGRGNVKHSYVFENKLATHVVTGILYGAQAFFVFDQEKSETESHQDIQGNLKVLIEKIPCLSIEGEGSLKLEDKDIEKIKKFSCKFHGDFLLQKTPTTFQDAVEVYQSLPKLLGASGENAVPIKVWMLPLTNLDSSAAKLVREISVGLVQEVQSVLEELSELEIRCNDAMRNITTQQFSQISKKIKSFKSMCSEFRLGFQQTLAKKLPSIRGGGEEESELADVLKGRHSSPFNSKNLNEWMDCKEREIHILKSFTRMMKNTKIIPSQNEVDEELLSADHALCFVFTSLERHEPYLSALSNHLKGRTGTDDSHIYDVEKEQWYLSNNVADEMRRKVKLFSDFAEANKESTAFLTVGLTDKKHEGSTIYLYKDGLSISENFEPPSKPESVTAADINHNSVTLNISPPLFGAENITSYSVEYRVSGEDEWKQKIEPKSAELTVSHLKPNTEYVFRCRAVTSAGVGPANAINDPIKTLPCSPPGESQVEPNSSEISLSWEKPAELGPDVQILSYIVEYASTANSSKVEDLLWNQTRSRGEKATISGLHSETQYSVRVRCDCGGAGRSKENKIVKVCTTKREFGRLAEYLKDISKKTNSSLPSVYELPLRKDDMDIDGCQRYIFGKESLRPNRTIMLLGATGSGKSTLINGMINYIVGVKWNDGFRFKLINEDSSMSQAHSQTSEVTVYEIYHQDGFKIPYSLTVIDTPGFGDTRGVTRDREITEQIRRIFTSAEGVTEIDAVCFVTQASLARLTATQKYVFESVLSIFGKDVAENIVMLVTFADGKQPPVLEAINLSGVPCPKNDLGFPVHFKFNNSALFAHTKCHESRAHDEESAEDEDESFDEMFWKMGVKSMEKFFTALGKMTSKSLLMTKEVLKERKQLETAIEGLQPQVRAGLAKLEEIKTTKQKIKEHEAIITSNENFEIEVDVIKPIQKQLSGKGEFITNCQKCSITCHYPCIIAEDNKKHGCNAMDNKGMCTVCPGKCIWNVHFNQKYKWEYVQVKEKKTVQELKSKYEKAAKEKLTTEQLIERQEEEIAHLQDIMLSLMDQSADCITRLQEIALRPNPLAAPDYIDMLIEGEKAEAKKGYEARIKSLEEMKEKAQLMSKVSQQDKLTKPEEQLSAERQKRKESGGYLKRVLNFFGFSG; this is encoded by the coding sequence TAGTTAAAGTTGAAGGATCAGCCAAATACCTCAATGATCAGATGACATCCAAAAATCAAGCCAGAGTTAcactgaaatacaaaactacCACAAAGTTCCAAGAATTGTCAATGAATCATCTTGGAAGAGGAAACGTGAAGCATTCATATGTTTTTGAGAACAAACTAGCAACACATGTGGTCACAGGCATTCTTTATGGAGCTCAAGCGTTTTTTGTCTTTGACCAAGAAAAATCTGAGACGGAAAGTCATCAAGACATTCAAGGCAACTTGAAAGTGTTGATAGAGAAGATTCCATGCCTATCCATTGAAGGTGAAGGTTCCTTAAAATTGGAAGATAAGGacattgaaaaaataaagaaattctcTTGCAAATTCCATGGAGACTTCCTACTTCAGAAAACTCCAACAACCTTTCAGGATGCAGTAGAAGTCTACCAAAGTCTGCCGAAGCTGCTGGGAGCCAGTGGAGAAAATGCCGTCCCAATCAAGGTCTGGATGTTGCCTCTGACAAACTTAGATTCTTCTGCAGCTAAACTTGTTCGTGAAATAAGTGTAGGATTAGTTCAAGAAGTACAAAGTGTCCTGGAGGAGCTAAGTGAGCTGGAAATAAGGTGCAATGATGCAATGAGAAACATCACAACACAGCAGTTTTCACAGATtagcaaaaaaattaaaagttttaaaagcatGTGCTCTGAGTTCAGGCTTGGATTTCAACAAACATTAGCGAAGAAACTTCCATCAAtccgaggaggaggagaagaagagtcTGAGCTTGCAGATGTCTTAAAGGGGAGGCATTCCTCACCTTTCAACAGCAAAAAtctaaatgaatggatggactgcAAAGAGAGAGAAATACATATCCTGAAATCTTTCACCAGGATGATGAAAAACACCAAAATCATCCCGTCTCAAAATGAGGTTGATGAAGAACTTCTCAGTGCAGACCATGCTTTATGTTTTGTCTTCACCTCACTGGAAAGACATGAACCATACCTCTCTGCTTTGTCAAACCACCTCAAAGGCAGAACCGGGACAGACGATTCACACATTTATGATGTCGAGAAGGAACAATGGTATCTCTCAAACAATGTGGCAGATGAGATGAGAAGAAAAGTGAAACTCTTCAGTGATTTTGCAGAGGCTAACAAGGAGAGTACTGCATTCCTGACAGTAGGTTTAACAGATAAGAAACATGAAGGTTCGACCATCTACCTTTACAAAGACGGACTTTCTATCAGTGAAAACTTTGAGCCTCCTTCAAAGCCTGAAAGTGTGACAGCAGCTGACATAAACCACAACAGTGTGACTCTGAACATTTCCCCTCCCTTATTTGGAGCAGAGAACATCACCTCCTACTCTGTTGAGTACCGGGTCAGTGGAGAAGATGAATGGAAACAAAAGATAGAACCAAAATCTGCAGAACTCACAGTGAGCCACCTGAAGCCAAACACAGAGTATGTGTTCAGATGCAGAGCAGTGACCTCAGCAGGTGTTGGACCAGCCAATGCAATCAATGATCCCATTAAAACTTTACCCTGCAGTCCTCCTGGAGAATCTCAAGTTGAACCAAACTCATCTGAGATTTCACTTAGTTGGGAGAAACCAGCTGAGCTCGGACCAGATGTTCAGATTCTGAGCTACATTGTGGAATACGCAAGCACAGCCAATAGTTCAAAGGTAGAAGATCTCCTTTGGAACCAAACAAGGTCAAGAGGTGAAAAGGCCACAATTTCAGGACTTCACTCAGAAACACAATATTCAGTCAGGGTCAGATGTGACTGTGGTGGAGCCGGCAGAAGCAAGGAAAACAAGATTGTTAAAGTTTGTACAACAAAGCGGGAATTTGGGCGACTTGCTGAATATCTAAAAGACATAAGCAAGAAAACCAACTCCAGTCTCCCATCAGTTTATGAACTCCCACTGAGAAAGGATGACATGGACATAGATGGCTGCCAAAGGTACATATTTGGTAAAGAAAGTCTAAGACCCAACCGTACCATCATGCTCCTTGGAGCAACCGGATCAGGAAAGTCCACTCTCATCAATGGGATGATCAACTACATTGTTGGCGTCAAGTGGAATGACGGTTTcagatttaaattaattaatgaagATTCATCAATGTCCCAAGCTCACAGTCAGACCTCAGAAGTCACTGTGTATGAAATCTACCACCAGGATGGGTTTAAAATCCCTTACTCCCTGACTGTTATAGATACACCAGGCTTTGGAGATACCAGGGGAGTTACAAGAGATCGGGAGATCACAGAGCAAATCCGAAGGATTTTTACCTCTGCTGAGGGAGTCACAGAGATTGATGCAGTATGCTTTGTGACTCAGGCCTCTCTGGCACGTCTAACGGCTACACAGAAATATGTGTTTGAGTCCGTTCTCTCCATCTTTGGTAAAGACGTGGCAGAGAACATTGTCATGCTGGTCACTTTTGCCGATGGAAAGCAGCCGCCAGTTCTTGAAGCAATAAATTTATCTGGCGTTCCATGTCCCAAAAATGACTTAGGATTTCCAGTTCATTTCAAGTTTAACAACTCTGCACTGTTTGCACATACTAAATGCCATGAGAGCAGAGCTCATGATGAGGAATCTGCTGAAGACGAGGATGAAAGCTTTGATGAAATGTTTTGGAAGATGGGCGTCAAAAGCATGGAGAAGTTCTTCACTGCTTTGGGGAAAATGACCTCCAAAAGCCTGCTGATGACCAAGGAAGTTTTAAAAGAACGAAAGCAACTTGAGACGGCCATTGAAGGTTTGCAACCACAAGTCAGAGCTGGGTTAGCAAAACTTGAAGAAATTAAGACAACCAAACAAAAGATCAAGGAGCATGAAGCCATCATAACTTCAAATGAAAACTTTGAGATTGAAGTGGATGTTATCAAGCCAATCCAAAAACAGCTCAGTGGGAAAGGAGAGTTCATCACCAACTGTCAGAAGTGTTCAATAACCTGCCACTACCCATGCATAATAGCAGAAGACAATAAGAAACATGGCTGCAATGCAATGGATAACAAAGGGATGTGTACTGTTTGTCCTGGAAAATGCATTTGGAATGTGCATTTCAATCAAAAATACAAGTGGGAGTACGTTCAAGTAAAGGAGAAGAAGACAGTACAGGAACTGAAAAGCAAGTACGAAAaagcagcaaaagaaaagctgaCTACTGAGCAGCTGATTGAGAGGCAAGAGGAAGAGATTGCTCATCTGCAGGACATAATGCTTTCTCTCATGGATCAGTCAGCCGACTGTATCACTCGTCTTCAGGAGATCGCCCTGAGGCCAAACCCTCTGGCTGCCCCAGATTACATCGACATGCTGATTGAAGGAGAGAAAGCAGAGGCTAAAAAGGGCTATGAGGCGCGAATCAAGTCTTTGGAGGAAATGAAGGAGAAGGCCCAACTCATGTCCAAAGTGTCTCAACAAGACAAACTCACAAAACCAGAAGagcaactttctgcagagagaCAGAAGAGGAAAGAAAGCGGGGGATATTTAAAAAGGGTTTTAAATTTCTTTGGATTTTCAGGATAA